A region from the Sandaracinus amylolyticus genome encodes:
- the ltrA gene encoding group II intron reverse transcriptase/maturase, with protein MSTNVVQNNATGGKGPWGSHVEEAGKREGMAGRTGPNDPGGRRPREEVRQLQRRLWVAAKRAPGRRFHALHDHIWRSDVLREAWKRVEANKGAAGVDGQTIAEVKQYGVERFLEELGDALRSKTYRPEVVLRRYIPKADGRKRPLGIPTVRDRVVQMAAKLVLEPIFEADFLPCSWGFRPKRGALGALETLRKLGAKGHHHVLDADIRDYFGSIDHDKLMKLVARRISDRRMLKLVRQWLEAGVMDGGVVTRNIAGTPQGGVISPLLSNIYLHVLDVTWMRKSAPLGTLVRYADDFVVMCTTKRECEEAERRIRVILGRLGLELHPDKTRRVELYDGKQGFDFLGHHLHKRMSGALWERKGRRLYFLHRWPSARAMKRVRQRVKELTPRRRCHADLREVIADLNPVLRGWGNYFRTGNAAKKFNQLDSYVWRRLRDLRVERKGRHLKPGESSRWTREYFWSLGLHRLRGTVQYPERAFFQEVA; from the coding sequence ATGTCGACGAACGTCGTGCAGAACAACGCGACGGGAGGGAAGGGTCCCTGGGGCAGTCACGTCGAGGAAGCAGGTAAGCGCGAGGGAATGGCCGGCAGGACCGGACCTAACGACCCCGGCGGCCGTAGGCCGCGCGAAGAAGTGCGACAACTGCAGAGGCGACTGTGGGTCGCGGCCAAGCGAGCACCTGGAAGACGTTTTCACGCTCTTCATGACCACATCTGGAGGAGTGACGTCCTTCGGGAAGCGTGGAAGCGAGTCGAGGCGAACAAGGGCGCGGCGGGCGTCGATGGCCAGACGATCGCCGAGGTGAAGCAGTACGGAGTCGAGCGCTTCCTCGAAGAGCTCGGCGACGCACTGCGGAGCAAGACGTACCGGCCCGAGGTGGTGCTGCGCCGGTACATCCCGAAGGCAGATGGAAGGAAGCGGCCGCTGGGGATTCCGACGGTCCGGGATCGAGTGGTCCAGATGGCGGCGAAGCTGGTGCTGGAGCCGATCTTCGAGGCGGACTTTCTTCCGTGCTCGTGGGGCTTCCGGCCGAAGCGGGGCGCGCTGGGTGCGCTGGAGACGCTGAGGAAGCTCGGCGCGAAGGGGCATCACCACGTGCTCGACGCCGACATCCGCGACTACTTCGGGAGCATCGATCACGACAAGCTGATGAAGCTCGTCGCTCGACGCATCTCGGATCGGCGGATGCTCAAGCTGGTGCGGCAGTGGCTCGAAGCGGGCGTGATGGACGGGGGCGTCGTGACTCGCAACATCGCGGGAACGCCGCAGGGCGGAGTCATCTCTCCGCTGCTCTCGAACATCTACCTGCACGTGCTCGACGTGACGTGGATGCGTAAGAGCGCCCCGCTCGGGACGCTGGTGCGCTACGCGGACGACTTCGTCGTGATGTGCACGACGAAGCGCGAGTGCGAAGAGGCAGAGAGGCGCATTCGAGTCATCCTCGGGCGCCTCGGTCTCGAGCTGCATCCGGACAAGACGAGGCGAGTCGAGCTCTACGATGGCAAGCAGGGCTTCGATTTTCTCGGTCATCACCTGCACAAACGCATGAGCGGAGCGCTGTGGGAGAGGAAAGGCAGACGCCTCTATTTCCTGCATCGCTGGCCGTCCGCGCGCGCGATGAAGCGGGTGAGACAGCGCGTGAAGGAGCTGACCCCGAGGAGGCGCTGCCACGCGGATCTCCGCGAGGTGATCGCCGATCTCAACCCCGTGCTGCGGGGCTGGGGCAACTACTTCCGCACCGGAAATGCCGCCAAGAAATTCAACCAACTCGACAGCTACGTCTGGCGTCGGCTGCGGGACCTGCGCGTGGAGCGCAAGGGCCGGCATCTGAAGCCGGGGGAGTCGAGCAGGTGGACGCGCGAGTACTTCTGGAGCCTCGGACTTCATCGCCTGCGAGGGACCGTGCAGTACCCCGAGCGAGCCTTCTTCCAGGAGGTCGCGTAA
- a CDS encoding helix-turn-helix transcriptional regulator — MVTIRHLELAEELFEIEPSATYPARAAAIVAQLAGASAHRMVLEGAEAEGNGSNGAEHRGEALAVPLRHGKSEIGTLQLWFADGGRNEDVQRIARWGGRLLARGIAYSRKMMSGASNGSREIDIQALLASTPLTPRERDVVGRLVSGHSTREIAQSTGLTVATVNTYLKRIFAKLGVHSRVELLARVTGTRNAISASRPS, encoded by the coding sequence GTGGTCACGATTCGTCATCTGGAGCTCGCAGAGGAGCTGTTCGAGATCGAGCCTTCTGCGACATACCCTGCCCGAGCTGCGGCGATCGTCGCGCAGCTCGCCGGCGCGTCCGCGCACCGCATGGTGCTCGAGGGCGCCGAGGCAGAGGGCAACGGGAGCAATGGCGCCGAGCATCGAGGCGAAGCGCTCGCAGTCCCGCTGCGACACGGAAAGAGTGAGATCGGAACGCTGCAGCTGTGGTTCGCCGACGGAGGTCGGAACGAGGACGTGCAGCGCATCGCGCGATGGGGTGGGCGCCTCCTGGCCCGCGGCATCGCGTACTCGCGCAAGATGATGAGCGGCGCGTCCAACGGGTCGCGCGAGATCGACATCCAGGCGCTCCTCGCGAGCACGCCGCTGACGCCGCGCGAGCGCGATGTCGTCGGGCGGCTCGTCTCGGGTCACTCGACGCGCGAGATCGCGCAGAGCACGGGCCTCACGGTCGCGACGGTCAACACGTACCTGAAGCGCATCTTCGCGAAGCTCGGCGTGCACAGCCGTGTCGAGCTCCTCGCGCGCGTGACCGGGACGCGCAACGCGATCTCCGCGTCGCGCCCCAGCTGA
- a CDS encoding DUF6278 family protein, protein MQDDTPETIRTLAEGCVRFVKQALGIELDGTPETLPILDHYLELAREDDARGRDEVLGLVATSAGAYFGEVIRSQQPAARWHVGDIADASTWRLELDHVFLAFNPVGMAREAITQETEEGWNAHLEVLQQDRSVLEQSLERVGAVEDEDYWRLAVRWEVVDQAVAVLESAAQARNELGRRWTPEIYARALDERPPTHDAS, encoded by the coding sequence ATGCAGGACGACACGCCCGAGACGATCCGCACGCTCGCCGAGGGCTGCGTGCGCTTCGTGAAGCAGGCGCTCGGTATCGAGCTCGACGGCACGCCCGAGACCCTGCCGATCCTCGACCACTACCTCGAGCTCGCGCGCGAGGACGACGCGCGGGGACGCGACGAGGTGCTCGGGCTCGTCGCGACCTCGGCCGGCGCGTACTTCGGCGAGGTGATCCGGAGCCAGCAGCCCGCCGCGCGCTGGCACGTCGGCGACATCGCGGACGCGTCGACGTGGCGGCTCGAGCTCGACCACGTGTTCCTGGCGTTCAACCCGGTCGGGATGGCGCGCGAGGCGATCACCCAGGAGACCGAGGAGGGCTGGAACGCCCACCTCGAGGTGCTCCAGCAGGATCGCTCGGTGCTCGAGCAGTCGCTGGAGCGCGTCGGCGCGGTCGAGGACGAGGACTACTGGCGCCTCGCGGTGCGCTGGGAGGTCGTCGATCAGGCCGTCGCGGTGCTGGAGAGCGCGGCCCAGGCGCGGAACGAGCTGGGGCGCCGCTG